A DNA window from Anastrepha obliqua isolate idAnaObli1 chromosome 5, idAnaObli1_1.0, whole genome shotgun sequence contains the following coding sequences:
- the LOC129248742 gene encoding putative gustatory receptor 39b has product MLHEWQPVLKWLSIVGLVPYAARNRKRDFQYMQRIYTLVLLAVNWILTALGIYNQSLEDGAVVSNFISIMVFLSQTVTFTVCLLEVMCTYRQYFVFMQQSKHIVWLFQQRLQTGLCRWSLRRRQYLKYLCYSCAVYGSIILSMVLISMKYYYGYFWYACGSSLVLRIRCFLVIVYMDYIDFYMRHVNMKLRSVVNCRVPRERRLCLDVNYKMLESFDYMLQLKLVYGEIRKLSLMIDDLFGWSICAIFTAIFLDLTVNIYWTFLILSNVVEFYFIYITIITALPLMAIIAYMCHSGENCKQQSITTSILVQRLLHSKHKYTNTKIYNDLLMEFAMQIQQDPMVIVVKEFLTLDLRLLMKIFTSIVTYLVILLQFRWIYPGEYGNE; this is encoded by the exons ATGTTGCATGAATGGCAACCGGTTCTCAAGTGGTTGAGCATCGTTGGTCTGGTGCCATATGCTGCCCGCAATCGCAAACGTGATTTCCAGTATATGCAGCGCATCTACACATTAGTGCTACTTGCGGTAAATTGGATTCTAACCGCCCTTGGGATATACAACCAGTCTTTGGAGGATGGGGCGGTCGTATCGAATTTTATATCCATCATGGTTTTCCTCAGCCAAACTGTAACATTCACTGTATGTTTGTTGGAAGTGATGTGCACCTATCGgcaatatttcgtatttatgcAACAATCCAAGCATATTGTGTGGCTCTTCCAGCAACGCTTACAAACCGGTCTCTGCCGCTGGAGTTTGCGGCGGCGAcagtatttgaaatatttgtgttATTCGTGTGCTGTCTATGGCAGCATAATCTTATCGATGGTGCTGATTTCAATGAAATACTATTATGGATACTTTTGGTATGCATGCGGCAGCAGTTTGGTATTGCGCATCCGTTGCTTCTTGGTCATCGTCTATATGGACTATATCGACTTCTATATGAGACACGTGAACATGAAGTTACGTTCGGTGGTCAACTGCCGTGTGCCCAGGGAGCGGCGTTTATGTTTGGATGTGAATTACAAAATGTTGGAATCTTTTGATTATATGTTGCAACTGAAATTGGTGTATGGAGAAATACGCAAGTTGTCGCTAATGATCGACGATTTATTTGGTTGGTCGATTTGCGCTATATTTACAGCGATTTTTCTAGATCTTACCGTCAATATTTACTGGACATTTCTGATTTTATCAAATGTTGTCGAGTTTTATTTCATCTACATAACAATAATAACTGCACTCCCACTGATGGCTATTATAGCATATATGTGCCACTCCGGCGAAAATTGTAAGCAGCAG TCAATTACTACTAGCATTTTAGTGCAACGGTTATTACATAGTAagcataaatatacaaataccaAAATCTATAACGATTTGCTAATGGAATTCGCAATGCAAATACAACAAGATCCTATGGTAATAGTGGTGAAGGAATTTTTGACTTTGGATCTACGACTGCTTATGAAG atATTTACTTCAATTGTCACATATTTGGTAATATTACTACAATTCCGCTGGATATATCCTGGTGAATACGGTAATGAATGA